A portion of the Liberibacter crescens BT-1 genome contains these proteins:
- a CDS encoding adenosylmethionine--8-amino-7-oxononanoate transaminase, producing MISFHPQRSPIWHPFTQHFLHPTWKRIISTKDAYLIDEDGFLIFDAISSWWVITHGHRHPTIMNAIQNASTYFDQIIFSEYTHEPAENLAQGLIRIAPPGLSYVFFSDSGSTSVEVALKMALGFFYNNGTKRTQIIVMEHGYHGDTIGTMSAGAHGVFNTPYEPLLFNVNTIPFPSAGHEQDSLDALEKFCCNGTAAAFLIEPLVLGAGGMKMYPPYLLKEFRKITQHYGTLLIADEVMTGWGRTGTIFACNHVNVTPDILCISKGITGGALPLAATLCSTEIFDAHVSPDQSRMFFHSSSYTANPIACAAAVANLNIWENEPVIQRIAELEKMHSKILPRFQSDQRFINVRQMGTIAALDLNTEKKGYFSDVGLKLRTFFRKKNLLIRPLGNIIYLMPPYCTTLAELIQTYEAINEAADIVETIK from the coding sequence ATGATATCCTTTCATCCACAGCGGTCACCAATATGGCATCCATTTACACAACACTTCCTACATCCAACATGGAAGAGAATTATCAGTACAAAAGATGCCTATCTTATTGACGAAGATGGTTTTTTAATTTTCGATGCAATCTCCTCGTGGTGGGTTATTACACATGGACATCGTCATCCAACTATTATGAATGCCATTCAAAATGCTTCTACATACTTCGATCAGATCATCTTTTCTGAATATACACACGAACCAGCAGAAAATCTTGCTCAAGGGCTGATTAGAATTGCTCCCCCAGGCCTTTCATATGTCTTCTTTTCTGATAGCGGCTCAACTTCAGTAGAGGTAGCTCTAAAAATGGCCCTGGGCTTTTTTTATAATAATGGTACAAAACGTACACAGATTATAGTTATGGAACATGGTTATCATGGTGATACAATTGGCACAATGTCAGCTGGAGCACATGGAGTTTTTAATACACCCTACGAACCTTTACTCTTCAATGTTAATACTATACCCTTTCCCTCTGCAGGACACGAACAAGATTCTCTTGATGCGCTTGAGAAGTTTTGTTGTAATGGCACAGCTGCAGCTTTTTTAATTGAACCATTAGTGCTTGGTGCTGGTGGTATGAAAATGTATCCACCTTACTTATTAAAAGAGTTTAGAAAAATTACACAACATTATGGAACGCTTTTGATTGCTGATGAAGTAATGACTGGTTGGGGAAGAACTGGAACCATATTTGCTTGTAATCATGTTAATGTAACACCAGATATCTTATGTATCTCTAAAGGTATTACAGGCGGAGCGCTTCCTTTAGCTGCAACTTTATGTTCTACTGAAATTTTCGATGCGCATGTATCTCCTGACCAGAGCCGGATGTTTTTTCATTCTAGCTCCTATACAGCCAATCCAATTGCTTGTGCAGCAGCTGTAGCTAATCTTAATATTTGGGAAAATGAACCTGTCATACAGCGTATTGCAGAATTAGAGAAAATGCATTCTAAAATATTGCCGCGATTCCAGTCAGATCAACGTTTTATTAATGTTCGACAAATGGGAACAATCGCTGCACTTGATCTTAATACCGAAAAAAAAGGTTATTTTTCAGATGTCGGATTAAAACTCCGCACTTTCTTTCGAAAAAAAAATCTTCTTATTCGTCCTCTTGGGAACATAATCTATTTAATGCCTCCTTATTGTACTACATTAGCCGAGCTTATTCAAACTTATGAAGCAATTAATGAAGCAGCTGATATCGTAGAGACTATTAAATGA
- a CDS encoding beta-ketoacyl-ACP synthase III yields the protein MMKPSSRILGFGHSVPEKCINNSDIELQLGLNSGWIERRTGIQTRWWASPNDTLTDLAARAAEEALNEANIHSDEITLTILATSTPDQLLPPSAPFLAHKLGLVKSGAIDLSGACSGFLYGLVLADSYVKTHNSAALVVAANILSRRINMNDKDTAIIFGDAAGAIILAPSSKPKVGVLGIELSSDGSQYDLIKIPAGGSTRPFSKDMQPYESLMTVHNGQMIFSKAVEMMVESSKKAMQQAGLNSNNIDRFIPHQANARIINTVCKHLDIPNDKTVQTIREFGNSSAATIPLSLSLSNKQRPFIPGERLLLAASGAGMISGAVIFVIN from the coding sequence ATGATGAAACCTTCTAGTCGTATTCTCGGATTTGGTCATTCTGTCCCTGAAAAATGTATTAACAATTCCGATATCGAATTACAATTAGGACTAAATTCTGGTTGGATAGAACGCAGAACTGGCATTCAGACACGATGGTGGGCATCCCCCAATGATACACTCACTGATCTTGCAGCAAGAGCTGCAGAAGAAGCTCTTAATGAGGCGAATATTCATAGTGATGAGATTACGCTGACAATCCTTGCGACCTCAACCCCTGATCAACTTTTACCACCATCAGCTCCTTTTCTTGCACACAAACTTGGACTTGTAAAATCAGGAGCTATTGATTTATCAGGAGCTTGCTCAGGATTTCTATATGGGCTAGTACTAGCTGATAGTTATGTAAAAACACATAACTCAGCAGCTCTTGTAGTTGCCGCGAATATCTTAAGTCGACGCATTAATATGAACGACAAAGATACTGCAATTATTTTTGGAGATGCCGCCGGTGCCATTATTCTAGCACCATCATCTAAACCAAAGGTTGGAGTTCTTGGTATCGAATTATCTTCAGATGGTAGTCAGTATGACTTAATAAAAATTCCTGCAGGCGGAAGTACCCGACCATTTAGCAAGGATATGCAACCTTACGAATCACTTATGACTGTACATAATGGACAAATGATATTTTCCAAAGCTGTAGAAATGATGGTTGAATCATCTAAAAAAGCTATGCAACAAGCTGGTCTCAACTCAAATAACATTGACCGTTTTATTCCACATCAAGCTAATGCCCGTATTATTAATACAGTCTGTAAACATCTGGATATTCCAAATGATAAGACTGTACAGACAATCCGAGAGTTTGGAAATTCTTCAGCGGCAACAATTCCTCTTTCTCTTTCATTATCTAACAAACAACGTCCATTTATTCCAGGAGAACGCTTACTCTTGGCTGCATCAGGAGCAGGAATGATAAGTGGAGCTGTCATTTTTGTTATTAACTGA
- the truA gene encoding tRNA pseudouridine(38-40) synthase TruA gives MFRYCFTIEYDGSYYVGWQRQKNGISVQGVIEDALFALTKETVTVYGAGRTDSGVHALGQVAHVDLIREWCSERLCSAMNAHLRFMNAAVSIIDVKSVNRNFDARFSALRRHYLYRIIIRRSPLCLEKGRAWWVPKNLDYEAMHEAAQLLVGQHDFTTFRSVHCQAITPVRTLDSLTITSIGNIVEIKAVARSFLHHQIRSFVGSLKLVGEGKWTSDNLKRALDACDRKACGPVAPAEGLYFLHVEYPGSG, from the coding sequence ATGTTTCGTTATTGTTTTACAATTGAATATGATGGTAGTTATTATGTCGGCTGGCAAAGGCAGAAAAACGGTATATCAGTTCAAGGTGTTATTGAAGATGCACTTTTTGCATTAACAAAAGAAACTGTGACGGTATATGGAGCAGGTCGTACAGATTCTGGAGTACATGCTCTAGGACAAGTCGCTCATGTTGATTTGATTCGAGAATGGTGTTCAGAGCGACTGTGTAGTGCTATGAATGCTCATTTAAGATTTATGAATGCAGCAGTTTCTATTATTGATGTTAAATCTGTAAATAGAAATTTTGATGCACGATTTTCAGCATTACGTCGTCATTATCTTTATCGTATTATTATACGTCGTTCTCCTCTATGTCTTGAAAAAGGTCGGGCATGGTGGGTTCCAAAGAATTTAGATTATGAAGCTATGCATGAAGCTGCGCAGTTATTAGTAGGACAACATGATTTCACAACTTTTAGATCTGTTCATTGTCAGGCTATTACTCCTGTTCGTACACTTGATAGCCTTACTATAACAAGTATTGGAAATATTGTTGAGATTAAAGCTGTTGCACGAAGTTTCCTTCATCATCAAATACGTTCTTTTGTTGGTAGTTTGAAATTGGTAGGAGAAGGTAAGTGGACATCTGATAATTTGAAGAGAGCTTTAGATGCTTGTGATCGGAAAGCGTGCGGACCTGTAGCTCCTGCAGAAGGACTGTATTTTCTTCATGTTGAATATCCTGGATCAGGATAA
- the bioB gene encoding biotin synthase BioB, with translation MSIPMSTTQSIDIPQKKSWTTEEARALYKRPFNDLLFQSHTIYRANFDSNRVQLSTLLNIKNGGCPEDCGYCSQSAYHNTNIKASKLIKTEQAVEKARLSKKSGATRYCMGAAWRSPKQRDMDELVSMIRGVKALGLETCMTLGMLSLEQAQILAEAGLDYYNHNIDTSERFYSEIVTTHTFQDRLETLENVNKAGIKICCGGIFGLGETVDDRVDMLVTLSNLKSPPESVPINMLIPIPGSKLENAIPIDNLEFVRMIALTRILMPKSYVRLAAGRIAMSDEMQALCFFAGTNSIFVGDKLLTTENPDEDKDMNLLHRLGITPESINDTQSTCSL, from the coding sequence ATGTCAATACCAATGAGTACAACACAATCTATAGATATTCCTCAAAAAAAATCTTGGACGACTGAAGAAGCACGGGCTCTTTATAAAAGACCATTTAATGATCTGTTATTTCAATCTCATACTATCTATCGGGCCAACTTTGATTCAAACCGCGTACAACTTAGCACATTACTTAATATTAAAAATGGAGGATGTCCTGAAGATTGTGGCTACTGTAGCCAGTCTGCATATCATAATACGAACATAAAAGCCTCAAAACTCATTAAAACTGAACAGGCTGTCGAAAAAGCACGATTATCTAAAAAAAGTGGTGCTACCCGTTATTGTATGGGCGCTGCTTGGCGTAGTCCTAAACAAAGAGATATGGATGAACTTGTTTCTATGATACGAGGGGTAAAAGCTCTTGGTCTTGAAACATGTATGACTCTTGGTATGTTATCATTAGAACAAGCGCAAATTTTAGCTGAAGCTGGGCTTGATTACTATAATCATAATATTGATACCTCTGAACGATTTTATTCAGAAATTGTAACAACACATACTTTTCAAGATCGGCTAGAAACCCTTGAAAATGTCAACAAGGCAGGTATTAAAATCTGTTGCGGCGGTATCTTTGGACTGGGAGAAACTGTTGATGACCGCGTTGATATGTTAGTAACCCTTTCTAACTTAAAAAGTCCACCTGAAAGCGTACCTATTAACATGCTTATTCCAATTCCAGGCTCAAAACTAGAGAACGCGATACCCATTGATAATCTTGAGTTCGTTCGAATGATAGCTCTTACTCGCATTTTAATGCCAAAATCCTATGTACGCTTAGCGGCAGGACGTATTGCAATGTCAGATGAAATGCAAGCATTATGTTTTTTTGCAGGAACTAATTCAATTTTTGTTGGAGATAAACTTTTGACCACCGAAAATCCTGATGAAGACAAAGACATGAATCTTCTTCATCGTCTTGGAATAACTCCAGAATCCATAAATGACACTCAATCAACTTGTTCTTTATAA
- a CDS encoding 8-amino-7-oxononanoate synthase translates to MTLNQLVLYNKKLQQLEKKERLRILTKTKGIDFTSNDYLSLASSKRLNDCIIDALNRDVPIGAGGSRLLRGNHHEHETLEHEASVFFGSEKVLYFSSGYVANIAVLSTLPQPQDIIFHDILVHASAYAGMQSGKAKTIPIPHNNVNAFEDAISQWRKRGGKGTPWIVVESLYSMDGDKAPLHDLLKLANQYNGFLFIDEAHATGIYGANGYGFTEDLHRHENVLVLHTCGKALGVSGALLGANKLLCNYIINYAKPFIYTTAPSPLEARIVREALKIVKEEPERREKLHDLISFTDRLFNNIFGFSSGSQIQPIIIGKNDYTIQIAQRMQKEGFDVRAIRPPTVPIGTSRLRISITLNVNTEIIQFFVDQLKQIMSEIIS, encoded by the coding sequence ATGACACTCAATCAACTTGTTCTTTATAACAAAAAACTGCAACAGCTCGAGAAGAAAGAACGTCTACGTATATTAACCAAAACAAAAGGGATTGATTTTACTTCAAATGACTATCTTTCTCTTGCAAGCTCAAAACGGTTAAATGACTGTATAATAGATGCACTCAACAGAGATGTTCCTATTGGTGCTGGAGGTTCTCGCCTCTTACGTGGTAATCATCATGAACATGAAACGTTAGAACATGAAGCTTCTGTATTTTTCGGATCAGAAAAAGTACTGTACTTCAGTAGCGGATATGTAGCAAATATAGCAGTTCTTTCAACACTTCCACAACCACAAGACATTATTTTCCATGATATTTTAGTCCATGCAAGTGCATATGCAGGAATGCAATCAGGAAAAGCAAAAACTATTCCTATACCTCATAATAACGTCAATGCTTTTGAAGACGCCATTAGCCAATGGCGCAAACGCGGAGGTAAAGGAACTCCTTGGATTGTTGTAGAAAGTCTCTATTCCATGGATGGTGACAAGGCGCCTTTGCATGATCTGTTAAAACTGGCCAATCAGTATAATGGCTTCCTTTTCATTGATGAAGCTCACGCTACTGGTATTTATGGTGCGAATGGTTATGGCTTTACAGAAGATCTTCACAGACATGAGAATGTTCTTGTACTTCACACTTGTGGAAAAGCCCTTGGTGTATCAGGCGCTCTTCTAGGCGCCAACAAATTACTATGTAACTATATCATTAATTATGCCAAACCTTTTATTTACACAACAGCTCCTTCTCCACTAGAAGCAAGAATTGTTCGTGAAGCATTAAAAATTGTAAAAGAAGAACCAGAGAGACGAGAAAAACTTCATGATCTCATTTCTTTCACAGATAGGCTTTTTAACAATATTTTCGGATTCTCAAGTGGTTCTCAAATTCAGCCTATCATTATTGGTAAAAATGATTATACAATACAGATTGCTCAACGTATGCAAAAAGAGGGTTTCGATGTTCGTGCTATTCGTCCACCTACAGTACCAATTGGAACTTCACGCTTGCGTATATCTATCACCTTAAACGTCAATACCGAAATAATTCAATTTTTTGTTGATCAGCTGAAGCAGATAATGTCAGAAATAATCTCATGA
- the fmt gene encoding methionyl-tRNA formyltransferase, which yields MSLRVIFMGTSGFSIATLKAFLSSRHEVVAIYSQPPRPGGRRGLNLAASAVNLFADGIGFKTLTPARFDQLECQRFLSFNADVAIVVSYGLILPEIVLTGTKFGCYNGHASILPRWRGAAPIQRAIMAGDKETGIAIMKMDKKLDTGPVVLVKKIPIGIDTTSGMLKDSLGLLCAEAMLEVMTMLEENKLDFVSQKNEGVIYAPKISKDETRVDFSKSAYDVHNHIRGLSPSPGAWLEMLIGNKMCRIKVLASRLGKGKGSPGQVINYPLEVACGQGSLSLIRLQRAGGTPLEVNDFLRGISVDIGTIIG from the coding sequence ATGTCTTTACGGGTTATTTTTATGGGAACGTCAGGCTTTTCTATTGCTACATTAAAGGCCTTTCTATCTTCTCGTCACGAAGTTGTGGCTATATATAGTCAACCACCGCGTCCAGGTGGTCGGCGTGGTCTTAATTTGGCTGCATCTGCGGTAAATCTTTTTGCGGATGGGATTGGCTTTAAAACATTGACACCTGCTCGTTTTGATCAGTTAGAGTGTCAACGTTTCTTGTCTTTTAACGCTGATGTTGCTATTGTCGTGTCATATGGATTGATACTACCTGAAATTGTTTTAACAGGAACTAAGTTTGGTTGTTATAATGGACATGCTTCAATATTACCGCGTTGGCGTGGTGCTGCACCTATACAACGTGCTATTATGGCTGGCGATAAAGAAACCGGAATAGCGATTATGAAGATGGATAAGAAATTGGATACTGGTCCAGTAGTATTAGTAAAAAAGATTCCTATAGGCATTGATACGACTTCTGGTATGTTAAAAGATTCATTGGGTCTTCTTTGTGCTGAGGCTATGTTAGAAGTAATGACGATGCTTGAAGAGAATAAATTGGATTTTGTTTCTCAAAAAAATGAAGGCGTTATTTATGCTCCTAAAATTTCTAAAGATGAAACGCGTGTAGATTTTTCAAAATCTGCTTATGATGTTCATAATCATATTAGAGGTCTTTCTCCTTCCCCTGGTGCATGGTTGGAAATGTTGATAGGAAATAAAATGTGTCGTATTAAAGTTCTTGCTTCTAGATTGGGGAAAGGTAAAGGTAGCCCTGGTCAAGTTATTAATTATCCTCTTGAAGTAGCATGTGGGCAAGGTTCATTATCCTTAATTCGTTTGCAGAGAGCAGGAGGCACTCCTCTTGAAGTTAATGATTTTCTTCGAGGGATATCTGTTGATATTGGTACAATAATTGGTTGA
- the bioD gene encoding dethiobiotin synthase: MSLRLVITGTDTDVGKTVFSAALANALDSYYWKPIQAGLDSETDSETVHRLGKIPLKRILPEAWRLKTPAAPYISAIIDGLTINPQTLQPPEGKFPLIIEGAGGLLVPITRHKLFIDVFSQWQCPVILCTRTSLGTINHTLLSIEAMRTRKIKILGVVFIGDEQPETEKTISEIGSVHHLGRLPKISPLTPDTLHKNFHKHFDVSSFTKDST; the protein is encoded by the coding sequence ATGAGTTTACGCCTTGTTATTACCGGAACAGATACAGATGTCGGAAAAACAGTTTTCTCAGCTGCTCTCGCTAATGCATTGGATTCTTACTATTGGAAACCAATCCAGGCAGGCCTTGATAGCGAAACTGACAGCGAAACTGTTCATCGTCTTGGTAAAATCCCATTAAAACGAATCCTACCTGAAGCCTGGCGACTAAAAACCCCTGCCGCACCTTATATATCTGCAATAATTGATGGATTAACGATTAATCCTCAAACTCTCCAACCACCTGAAGGAAAGTTTCCTCTCATTATTGAGGGTGCAGGCGGTCTTCTTGTACCTATCACACGACATAAGCTTTTTATTGATGTTTTTTCTCAATGGCAATGTCCTGTTATTTTATGTACACGTACAAGCCTTGGAACTATTAATCATACTTTATTGTCAATAGAAGCGATGCGTACCCGCAAGATTAAAATACTTGGAGTTGTATTTATTGGAGATGAACAGCCAGAAACAGAAAAAACGATCTCTGAAATAGGCTCTGTACACCATCTTGGAAGATTGCCAAAAATTTCTCCTCTAACACCTGATACACTTCATAAGAACTTTCACAAACATTTTGATGTTTCCTCTTTTACAAAAGATAGCACATGA
- a CDS encoding organic hydroperoxide resistance protein, with product MKVEKIIYKTSAVVTGGRDGRGISDDGHLDVYLSTPKELGGEGGSGTNPEQLFAVGYSACFLGAMKFVSKRDKLPLPTDVSVRGSVGIGEIPNGFGIEVELQISLPGLDRNIAHKIVDRAHIVCPYSNATRGNINVHLVIL from the coding sequence ATGAAAGTTGAGAAAATTATTTATAAAACTTCTGCTGTTGTTACCGGTGGTCGTGATGGTCGAGGTATAAGCGATGATGGTCATTTAGATGTGTATCTTTCTACTCCTAAGGAATTAGGAGGAGAAGGTGGTTCAGGGACGAATCCAGAGCAACTTTTTGCTGTAGGGTATAGCGCTTGTTTTTTGGGAGCAATGAAATTTGTTTCTAAACGTGACAAGCTTCCACTTCCTACTGATGTGAGTGTAAGAGGTAGTGTTGGTATAGGTGAAATTCCCAATGGTTTTGGGATCGAAGTAGAGCTGCAAATTAGTTTACCTGGACTTGATCGCAATATCGCTCATAAAATAGTAGATCGTGCTCATATTGTTTGTCCGTACTCAAATGCAACGCGTGGAAATATTAACGTTCATCTGGTAATTCTTTAA